A genomic window from Streptomyces mirabilis includes:
- a CDS encoding putative protein N(5)-glutamine methyltransferase: MPPLSDSVVAALRSAGCVFAEDEAELILSTARTPDEVSAMVDRRVSGLPLEHVLGWARFHDLRIVVEPGVFVPRRRTEFLVDQAVARARGAALVVDLCCGSGAVGAALAAALGGPELHAADIDPAAVRCARRNVAPFGGHVHQGDLFDALPDALRGRVDVLTANVPYVPTHEVGLLPPEARDHEPLVALDGGADGLDVLRRVTAEAPRWLAPGGCLLVETSERQAPAAVEAFARGGLTATLAVSDELYANVVVGVRPPRAV; this comes from the coding sequence ATGCCCCCTCTTTCCGATTCCGTTGTCGCCGCGCTCCGCTCCGCGGGCTGTGTCTTCGCCGAGGACGAGGCGGAGTTGATCCTCTCCACCGCCCGCACCCCGGACGAGGTCTCCGCCATGGTGGACCGGCGCGTCTCGGGACTCCCCCTCGAACACGTCCTCGGCTGGGCCCGGTTCCACGACCTGCGCATCGTCGTCGAGCCGGGCGTCTTCGTACCCCGCCGCCGCACGGAGTTCCTCGTCGACCAGGCCGTGGCTCGCGCGCGCGGCGCCGCCCTCGTCGTGGACCTGTGCTGCGGCTCCGGCGCGGTGGGTGCCGCACTGGCCGCCGCCCTCGGCGGCCCCGAACTGCACGCCGCGGACATCGATCCGGCCGCCGTGCGCTGCGCGCGCCGCAACGTCGCACCTTTCGGCGGACACGTCCACCAGGGCGACCTGTTCGACGCCCTGCCCGACGCCCTGCGCGGCCGCGTCGACGTCCTCACCGCCAACGTGCCGTACGTTCCCACGCACGAGGTCGGCCTGCTGCCGCCGGAAGCCCGCGACCACGAACCGCTCGTCGCCCTCGACGGCGGCGCGGACGGCCTCGACGTCCTGCGCCGCGTCACCGCCGAGGCGCCCCGCTGGCTGGCCCCGGGCGGCTGTCTTCTGGTCGAGACCAGCGAGCGCCAGGCCCCCGCGGCCGTCGAGGCCTTCGCCCGCGGCGGTCTGACCGCCACGCTGGCCGTCTCCGACGAGCTGTACGCGAACGTGGTGGTCGGCGTCAGGCCGCCACGGGCGGTCTGA